In Alteromonas sp. RKMC-009, the genomic stretch GGAAAAAGTGCGCAACAGCCAGCCTGCCGCAGCTACTGAACTCATGGTTTCCTACGCATGGGATAGTATCCGCAGAAAATCACCTCTTTGTTTTTTTGGTATGGTGTTTGTACTGGAAGGTACCAGTATCGCTCTAGCTGACAACGCTGCGGTATCAATTCAAGAGCAGTTAGATTTGCCCCGGAATGCTTTCAGTTATTTGCGTTCTCATGGTTCGCTGGATCAGGAACATATCGTTTTCTTCAAAAACTTGATGAACAAAATTGAGGATGTCGAAGAGCAGAATATCATTGTTCACAGCGCCAAGATGTTCTTTCAACTCTATGCAAATATCTTTCGCACACTATCTCAAGATACCGCCATTCAAGAGGTTGCATAATGTCTGTTCAATGGCAAAAGCAAGTTTGTTTACTCACAGGCGCATCCGGCGGAATTGGTCAGGCGATAGCTAAAAGGCTGGCTGATTCGGGCGCGCGTCTTATCCTTACCGGCCGTAATGCACAA encodes the following:
- a CDS encoding TenA family transcriptional regulator, translating into MNLYQRLENETQKERAYLVSSPVIRRCFAGDVCLSDYIAFLSQAYHHVKHTVPLLMATGAALPDDKEWLREAVAEYIEEEMGHQEWILNDIAACGADKEKVRNSQPAAATELMVSYAWDSIRRKSPLCFFGMVFVLEGTSIALADNAAVSIQEQLDLPRNAFSYLRSHGSLDQEHIVFFKNLMNKIEDVEEQNIIVHSAKMFFQLYANIFRTLSQDTAIQEVA